CAGTTTAACATGATCATTATTTGAGAATATATGTTCCTTGCCGTTAATTTTTATTTTAAAGGAGTCTATATGCGTAGTCAAAAACGGCCTTTTTGTGATTGATACACCTTGAGCCATCTTTTTTTCGCTTTTATTAATTGCTATATAAACACTTCCACATGAAAAGAAATCTTTTTTTGCGACAACTCGTGTAGGCCCGGTTATTCTAATTTTCTTTCGCATATCGTGAAGAGTTCCACAGCCGATAATATCTACAGAAAGGCCTCTCTCATAATTAGCCTCCATATGCGATATTAAAACAGTATCTCCTGAATTAATATTCAGCGTCTGCTGATTTTTAACAACTATCGGAAAAGAATCATTTACCGAAATAATCAGATAATCAAGCACAGGTTTATCAAGGTTCAAGCCGGGCGTCTCAGGAACAATTCCGAATTTTTCCATAAATGCATTAATCGCAAGATGATGATGTCGCACCTGCATCTGCAGAGGCAGCGATTTGCTGGTCTCAACCCCAAATGCCGGTATCCCGCGTTTATACAAAGCATAATAGGTCGCAGATTTGCGTTGCTCCTTATGCAACGAGGTTTTTTCGATTGTTTTGTGATTGTTGAAAGAAAAGTAATAAGAGGAATCCTTTATATCCTCATTGATCTTTGTAGCTACCGATCTTGCCATGGTGCCAAGATGAATGGTCTGCCCTGTTTCAGAATTTACAAGAGACTCACAATCAGCAATGATCGATTGACCATAATTTGTTGGATTTCTTTCAGGCCCCTCCCATTTGTCAGAATAGAAACCTGATCCATCGTGCAGATTAAGCAGGCAATCACTTTCATTTATCAGTTTTTTTAAAATTTCAACGATCTTAGTCTCATAGTTGTTTTTACGGTCTTCTGCAAACTTCCGATTCATATCATCATTTATTTTCCGGCGATTTAAAACAATGGACTGAAAATTAGCTCTTGGCACGACTATCAAACTCCCTTCGGCCAGATTGATATCTGCATAATGGTCAACAGCAAGAAAGCCACCTGGTTCATCTCCCTGTATGCCGCCTATAAGCAGAAGCGTTTTACCGGGAATTTCACCGTAAATTTTGTACACATGAAGTTCATGATCTGTGCCCTCAAAAAATATTGTATGAATTCTTTTTTGTGCTGCGGCAATACCTGGTAGAAAAAAAACAGCAATAATTAAAAAAGCAACAATTATGCTTATGCAGCCCAAGTAAAATCCGGTTTGTTTGTTTTTCTTGAACAATATGGACCCTTACGACGCCATCATGTTTGGTTTGGAACAGATTCTTTAATCTCTACAGGGAAACTTTTTTCAATCAGCAGTTCACCTGTTGTAGCAAATACAAATACCGTGGCTGTTTTAAATCGTTTTGGATCAGATTCATTCTGTGCTTTGAATTTGATGATTTTGAAACGCAATATTGAAAAATACTGCCCTTTTTTAAAATTGGCAGGTTTCCC
This genomic window from Anaerolineae bacterium contains:
- a CDS encoding M14/M99 family metallopeptidase, giving the protein MGCISIIVAFLIIAVFFLPGIAAAQKRIHTIFFEGTDHELHVYKIYGEIPGKTLLLIGGIQGDEPGGFLAVDHYADINLAEGSLIVVPRANFQSIVLNRRKINDDMNRKFAEDRKNNYETKIVEILKKLINESDCLLNLHDGSGFYSDKWEGPERNPTNYGQSIIADCESLVNSETGQTIHLGTMARSVATKINEDIKDSSYYFSFNNHKTIEKTSLHKEQRKSATYYALYKRGIPAFGVETSKSLPLQMQVRHHHLAINAFMEKFGIVPETPGLNLDKPVLDYLIISVNDSFPIVVKNQQTLNINSGDTVLISHMEANYERGLSVDIIGCGTLHDMRKKIRITGPTRVVAKKDFFSCGSVYIAINKSEKKMAQGVSITKRPFLTTHIDSFKIKINGKEHIFSNNDHVKLIKGDRFEIVDVIGGPGDPADMIVNFKGYVGNTGNNTGEDRGYVINTARDLWKRYSLNKNGIAYQVIVTYNEKQVGELIVDLKEPVLLLQ